A region of the Stieleria neptunia genome:
GAATCGGGCGGGCACCGCGTCCAACGCGTCCCCGAAACCGAAACCCAAGGCCGCGTCCACACCAGTGCCGCCACCGTCGCCGTCATGCCGGAACCGGAAGACGTCGAAATCGACTTGAAAGCCGACGACTATCGCGTCGACAAATTCGGCGCGTCCGGCCCCGGCGGCCAGCACGTCAACAAAACCGAATCCGCGATCCGGTTGACCCACCACGAAACCGGCATCGTCGTGCAGTGCCAAGACGAAAAGAGCCAACACAAGAACCTGGCCAAAGCCCTCCGGGTGCTCAAGGCGCGGATCTATGAAAAGAAACGTGAAGAGGAAGCGGCCAAGCAAGCCGAACAGCGAAAGGGATTGATCGGATCGGGCGACCGCAGCCAACGCATCCGGACCTACAATTTCCCCCAAAACCGGCTGACCGATCACCGGATCAATCTGACGCTCTACAAATTGGATCAAATCCTGGCCGGTGATTTGTCGCCGGTCACCGAGGCGCTGATTGAATACGACCGAGATCAACTCCGTGGAGACATGGTCGATTAATGTCTGAATCCCAAACGTCCGAACAACCCTGGACCGTGTTGCGATTGCTGCA
Encoded here:
- the prfA gene encoding peptide chain release factor 1, which produces MSTIRDLLEEKLNRFEQLERDMSDPEVLGDGARMGATAREHGGLARLAGKYREFKRMSNEIADCKEMAEAAEDSEEREMAETEMADLRHQRESLWEDLLSMTIGGEDSHRTRCVMEIRAGTGGEEAALFARDLFEMYRRYAEVKKWKVELMDSSPSDMGGFKDITLTLEGDSVYRDLAYESGGHRVQRVPETETQGRVHTSAATVAVMPEPEDVEIDLKADDYRVDKFGASGPGGQHVNKTESAIRLTHHETGIVVQCQDEKSQHKNLAKALRVLKARIYEKKREEEAAKQAEQRKGLIGSGDRSQRIRTYNFPQNRLTDHRINLTLYKLDQILAGDLSPVTEALIEYDRDQLRGDMVD